Proteins from a single region of Runella sp. SP2:
- the rpoC gene encoding DNA-directed RNA polymerase subunit beta' has translation MSFKKNKKINSDFSRITISLASPESILESSYGEVTQPETINYRTYKPEMGGLFCERIFGPVKDWECHCGKYKRIRYKGIICDRCGVEVTEKKVRRERMGHIELVVPVAHIWYFRSLPNKIGYLLGLSTKKLDQIIYYERYVVVQPGVKAEDGVNKMDFLTEDEYLDIMDRLPRENQLLPDTDPNKFIAKMGAEGLELLLSRTQLDELSYELRHNAANDTSQQRKAEALKRLKVVEALRDANTRIENRPEWMVIRMVPVIPPELRPLVPLDGGRFATSDLNDLYRRVIIRNNRLKRLIEIKAPEVILRNEKRMLQEAVDSLFDNSRKVNAVRSEGNRALKSLSDMLKGKQGRFRQNLLGKRVDYSGRSVIVVGPELKLHECGLPKDMAAELFKPFIIRKLIERGIVKTVKSAKKIVDRKDPVVWDILENVLKGHPVLLNRAPTLHRLGIQAFQPKLIEGKAIQLHPLVCTAFNADFDGDQMAVHVPLGQEAILEASLLMLSSHNILNPANGAPITVPSQDMVLGLYYVTKGRKSTPEVPIAGEGMTFYGAEEVIIALNEGKVSKHAHIKCRVTVRNEDGTLEKKLIETVAGRLLFNQCVPESVGYINELLTKKKLQQIIGHVFKIAGNARCAQFLDDIKQLGFQTAFKGGLSIGLGDIKIPDVKWQLIEGAKEEVQGVMDNFMMGLITENERYNQIIDVWTRTNTKLANTLLTQLENDQQGFNSVYMMMHSGARGSREQVRQLGGMRGLMAKPQKNLAGGVGEIIENPILSNFKEGLDVLEYFISTHGARKGLADTALKTADAGYLTRRLHDVAQDVVVNEVDCGTLRGIEISALKDNEDIVEPLSERILGRVSVHDVLDPLSGELILSSGQEITEEIAARIDETSIETVEIRSVLTCETRSGVCSKCYGRNLASGRMAEIGESVGVIASQSIGEPGTQLTLRTFHVGGTAQNIAVEANIRAKFEGKIEFEDMRTVESTDAEGNPVTIVMGRSGEIRIVSESNGQVLIGNNVPYGATLLVKEGERVTKGHELCNWDPYNAVILSEFNGSAQYESIEEGITFREEIDEQSGFQEMVIIETRDRTKNPGILVKGKSPLLTDADEKIYNLPVGARLVIKDGANVKAGQPLAKLPRTLGKTRDITGGLPRVTELFEARNPSNPAVVSEIDGVVIYGIVKRGNREINIESKDGTRKKYLVPLSKHILVQDGDYVKAGEPLSDGAITPSDILSIKGPTAVQEYLVNEIQEVYRLQGVKINDKHIECIVRQMMQKVEIMEAGDTNFLEMQPVDKWTFREENDRVLDMKVVEDSGDSENVKPGMLISARRLRDENSTLKRRDQRLVVARDAKAAVAQPTLMGITQASLGTESFISAASFQETTKVLSEAAVRGKRDTLDGLKENVIVGHLIPAGTGVRRYQKNIIGSKEELETVTESRERSSSRRSKRELAN, from the coding sequence CACTGTGGTAAATATAAGCGTATTCGTTATAAGGGCATTATCTGTGACCGTTGTGGGGTGGAAGTAACGGAGAAAAAAGTACGTCGTGAACGTATGGGACACATCGAATTGGTGGTGCCTGTTGCTCACATTTGGTACTTCCGTAGCTTACCTAACAAAATTGGTTATTTGTTAGGCTTGTCAACCAAGAAATTGGACCAAATCATCTACTACGAACGTTACGTAGTAGTTCAACCAGGTGTGAAAGCAGAAGATGGAGTCAACAAAATGGACTTCTTGACTGAAGATGAATACTTGGATATTATGGATCGTCTTCCACGTGAGAATCAACTTCTTCCAGATACAGACCCGAACAAATTCATCGCTAAGATGGGGGCTGAAGGACTAGAGTTGTTGTTGTCACGTACGCAATTAGACGAATTGTCTTACGAATTGCGCCACAATGCCGCAAACGATACTTCGCAACAGCGTAAAGCAGAAGCGTTGAAACGTTTGAAAGTCGTTGAAGCACTTCGCGACGCAAACACCCGCATCGAAAACCGCCCAGAATGGATGGTGATTCGGATGGTGCCAGTGATTCCACCAGAACTTCGTCCGCTTGTGCCTTTGGATGGTGGACGTTTTGCTACGTCTGACCTTAACGACCTCTACCGTCGTGTAATCATTCGTAATAACCGTTTGAAGCGGCTGATTGAAATCAAAGCGCCAGAAGTAATCTTGCGTAACGAAAAACGGATGTTGCAAGAAGCGGTTGACTCGCTATTCGACAACAGCCGTAAAGTAAATGCGGTACGTTCGGAAGGTAACCGTGCCTTGAAATCACTTTCAGATATGTTGAAAGGAAAGCAAGGGCGTTTCCGTCAGAACTTGCTTGGTAAGCGGGTTGACTACTCAGGTCGTTCGGTAATTGTGGTAGGTCCAGAGCTCAAATTGCATGAGTGTGGTCTTCCCAAAGACATGGCGGCAGAGTTGTTTAAACCGTTCATCATTCGTAAGTTGATTGAGCGTGGTATCGTTAAAACGGTAAAATCGGCAAAGAAAATCGTTGACCGCAAAGACCCCGTTGTTTGGGACATCTTGGAAAACGTATTGAAAGGCCACCCTGTATTGCTTAACCGTGCTCCTACCCTTCACCGTTTGGGTATCCAAGCCTTCCAACCTAAGTTGATTGAAGGAAAAGCGATTCAGTTGCACCCATTGGTATGTACGGCCTTCAACGCCGACTTTGACGGTGACCAGATGGCGGTACACGTACCACTAGGTCAAGAGGCTATTTTGGAAGCATCGTTGTTGATGTTGTCGTCGCACAACATCTTGAACCCTGCTAACGGAGCGCCAATTACCGTACCTTCACAAGACATGGTATTGGGTCTTTATTACGTAACAAAAGGACGTAAATCGACCCCAGAAGTGCCTATCGCTGGAGAAGGAATGACATTCTACGGTGCTGAAGAAGTAATCATCGCCCTCAACGAAGGAAAAGTGTCTAAACATGCGCACATCAAGTGCCGTGTGACTGTTCGTAACGAGGATGGTACCCTTGAGAAAAAATTGATTGAAACGGTTGCAGGACGTCTATTGTTCAACCAGTGCGTTCCTGAATCCGTAGGATATATCAATGAATTGTTGACGAAAAAGAAACTTCAACAAATCATTGGACACGTCTTCAAGATTGCGGGTAATGCACGTTGTGCACAATTCTTGGACGACATCAAGCAACTTGGTTTCCAAACAGCCTTCAAAGGTGGTTTGTCAATCGGTTTGGGAGATATTAAAATCCCAGATGTGAAATGGCAGCTCATCGAAGGTGCAAAAGAAGAAGTTCAAGGTGTGATGGATAACTTCATGATGGGTCTTATCACCGAAAACGAGCGTTATAACCAAATTATCGACGTTTGGACACGTACCAACACGAAATTGGCCAATACGCTTTTGACCCAATTGGAGAACGACCAACAAGGCTTTAACTCCGTGTATATGATGATGCACTCGGGAGCCCGTGGTTCTCGCGAGCAGGTACGTCAGTTGGGAGGTATGCGTGGTTTGATGGCGAAACCTCAGAAAAACCTTGCTGGGGGCGTTGGAGAAATCATCGAAAACCCAATCCTTTCAAACTTTAAGGAAGGTCTTGACGTTCTTGAGTACTTTATCTCTACCCACGGTGCGCGTAAAGGTTTGGCCGATACGGCCTTGAAAACAGCCGATGCGGGTTACTTGACACGTCGTTTGCACGACGTAGCTCAGGACGTGGTTGTGAACGAGGTTGACTGTGGTACATTGCGCGGTATCGAGATTTCGGCATTGAAAGACAACGAGGACATCGTTGAGCCATTGTCTGAACGTATCTTGGGACGGGTTTCTGTACACGATGTACTTGACCCACTTTCGGGTGAGTTAATTTTGTCATCAGGTCAGGAAATCACCGAAGAAATCGCGGCTCGTATCGACGAAACGAGCATCGAAACCGTAGAAATCCGCTCAGTATTGACTTGCGAAACCCGCAGTGGGGTTTGTTCAAAATGCTACGGACGTAACTTGGCGTCGGGGCGCATGGCCGAAATCGGTGAGTCGGTGGGGGTTATTGCCTCACAGTCAATCGGTGAGCCAGGTACGCAGCTGACACTTCGTACGTTCCACGTTGGGGGTACTGCGCAAAACATCGCCGTAGAAGCCAACATCAGAGCGAAATTTGAAGGTAAGATTGAGTTTGAAGATATGCGTACCGTAGAGTCAACGGATGCGGAAGGAAATCCAGTAACGATTGTAATGGGTCGTTCGGGTGAAATTCGCATCGTCAGCGAGTCAAACGGACAGGTATTGATTGGTAATAACGTTCCTTATGGAGCTACATTGCTTGTGAAAGAAGGTGAGCGAGTTACCAAAGGCCACGAACTTTGTAACTGGGATCCTTACAACGCCGTAATCTTGTCAGAATTTAACGGTTCTGCTCAGTACGAATCAATCGAAGAAGGTATCACTTTCCGCGAAGAAATCGACGAACAATCGGGCTTCCAGGAAATGGTAATCATCGAAACACGTGACCGTACCAAAAACCCAGGTATCTTGGTAAAAGGTAAGAGCCCACTCTTGACCGACGCCGATGAGAAGATTTACAACTTGCCTGTAGGTGCGCGTTTGGTAATCAAAGATGGAGCCAATGTAAAAGCAGGTCAGCCTTTGGCGAAATTGCCACGTACACTCGGTAAAACGCGTGATATTACGGGTGGTTTGCCACGGGTAACGGAATTGTTTGAAGCACGTAACCCATCTAACCCAGCGGTAGTTTCTGAAATCGACGGGGTGGTTATCTACGGAATTGTAAAACGTGGTAACCGCGAAATCAATATCGAGTCGAAAGACGGCACGCGTAAGAAATACCTTGTGCCTTTGTCGAAACACATCTTGGTGCAAGATGGTGACTACGTGAAAGCGGGTGAACCACTTTCTGATGGTGCCATTACGCCAAGCGACATCTTGTCGATCAAAGGGCCAACGGCGGTACAAGAATACTTGGTAAACGAAATTCAGGAAGTTTACCGTCTCCAAGGGGTGAAAATCAACGATAAGCACATTGAGTGTATTGTACGCCAAATGATGCAGAAAGTTGAAATCATGGAAGCTGGAGATACCAACTTCTTGGAAATGCAACCCGTAGATAAGTGGACATTCCGCGAAGAAAACGACCGTGTTCTTGACATGAAAGTGGTAGAGGATTCGGGCGATTCTGAAAACGTGAAGCCAGGGATGTTGATTTCGGCGCGCCGTTTGCGTGACGAAAACTCTACCCTCAAGCGTCGTGATCAGCGTTTGGTAGTGGCACGCGATGCCAAAGCAGCCGTTGCACAACCAACCTTGATGGGTATTACGCAGGCGTCGTTGGGTACCGAAAGCTTTATCTCAGCCGCGTCTTTCCAAGAGACGACCAAAGTGTTGAGCGAAGCGGCGGTACGCGGAAAACGCGATACCCTCGATGGCTTGAAAGAAAACGTAATTGTAGGTCACCTTATTCCAGCAGGAACGGGTGTACGCCGCTACCAGAAAAACATCATTGGTTCGAAAGAAGAACTCGAAACCGTGACCGAATCACGTGAGCGTAGCAGCTCGCGTCGTAGCAAACGTGAATTAGCAAACTAA
- a CDS encoding family 20 glycosylhydrolase, giving the protein MKKLLFVFSLAFICCTSLYAQDNNYNLVPFPAQFNGGDGQFVVNGQTKIIVTAKDALLKPIAQSLASALKTASKLNLVVAPAAPPTATNTIFIRLNKALGLGNEGYKLVVGKERVILESATPQGAFYGLQTLLQLLPTAVFSPTPVENVAWAMPVCQIQDRPRFVHRGLMLDVARHFMPASFIKKYIDLLALHKMNVLHWHLTDDQGWRIEIKKYPKLTQVGSKRKETLVGHYSENYPQKYDGKEYGGFYTQAEIKDIVKYAQSKYVTIIPEIELPGHATAALAAYPELGCEPSKNYQVGTKWGVMYDVFCPTEKTFTFLQDVLTEVMTLFPSKYVHIGGDECPKDAWKKSTFCQELIKKQGLKDEHELQSYFIKRIEKFVNSKGKSIIGWDEILEGGVAPNATVMSWRGTAGGIEAAKQKHNVIMTPTTYYYLDYYQGNPAKEPLAIGGYLPIEKVYGYDPADGFDEASKKYILGVQGNLWTEYVPTPEQVEYMTFPRATAIAESAWMPSGVKNFEDFAMRLKEHLKRLDYLKVNYSKRILDVRAVTQFNNQGQLQVRLDKLDSDSKTYYTTDGKQPTTSSTEYTMPITLDKITTIKAITTAGATFEEKFFVHRAKGKPYKYAAAPADWADPDKKKLTDGQVAQSPQNSAEWVQMSGKDLEITIDLGEVKPVTKVSANFLKLILYNIFPPTSVEIGLSRDGESFKEALAQPVTYQLEGGWQILPVVADFKTARARYIRVRAKNAGNAPAGHPDAGRPTTIAMDEVVVD; this is encoded by the coding sequence ATGAAGAAATTACTTTTTGTTTTCTCCCTCGCTTTCATTTGTTGTACCTCACTTTATGCCCAAGACAATAACTATAACTTGGTGCCATTTCCTGCGCAGTTCAACGGCGGCGACGGGCAGTTTGTGGTGAATGGGCAGACCAAAATTATTGTCACCGCCAAAGATGCTTTACTGAAACCCATTGCGCAATCGTTGGCTAGTGCGCTTAAAACAGCCTCGAAATTGAATTTGGTGGTTGCGCCCGCCGCTCCCCCGACGGCAACCAACACCATTTTTATTCGTTTGAACAAAGCCTTGGGCTTAGGAAACGAAGGGTACAAATTGGTGGTAGGAAAAGAACGCGTGATTCTGGAATCGGCGACGCCACAAGGAGCTTTTTACGGTTTACAAACCCTCCTTCAACTGCTGCCCACGGCGGTATTTAGTCCTACTCCCGTCGAAAACGTCGCGTGGGCAATGCCCGTTTGCCAGATTCAAGACCGTCCCCGCTTTGTGCACCGAGGGTTGATGCTCGACGTAGCGCGTCATTTTATGCCTGCTTCGTTTATCAAAAAATACATCGACCTACTAGCCCTGCACAAAATGAACGTGTTGCACTGGCATTTGACCGATGACCAAGGCTGGCGCATTGAAATAAAGAAGTACCCTAAACTCACGCAAGTGGGCTCAAAACGCAAGGAAACGCTTGTGGGGCACTACTCAGAAAATTACCCTCAGAAATACGACGGAAAAGAATACGGTGGGTTTTATACCCAAGCCGAAATCAAAGACATTGTAAAGTACGCTCAGTCGAAATACGTCACGATTATCCCCGAAATCGAACTGCCAGGGCACGCAACGGCGGCGTTGGCGGCTTACCCAGAATTGGGTTGTGAGCCTTCAAAAAACTACCAAGTGGGCACCAAATGGGGCGTGATGTACGACGTGTTTTGCCCCACAGAAAAAACCTTTACCTTTTTGCAGGACGTGTTGACGGAAGTAATGACGCTTTTCCCCAGTAAATACGTACACATTGGCGGAGACGAATGTCCAAAAGACGCGTGGAAAAAGAGCACGTTTTGTCAAGAATTGATAAAAAAACAAGGCTTGAAAGACGAACACGAGTTGCAAAGTTACTTCATCAAACGCATTGAGAAGTTTGTCAACTCCAAAGGAAAAAGCATTATTGGTTGGGATGAGATTTTGGAAGGTGGAGTCGCGCCCAACGCTACGGTGATGAGCTGGCGGGGCACGGCAGGAGGCATCGAAGCGGCCAAACAAAAGCACAATGTCATCATGACGCCGACGACCTACTATTACCTCGATTATTACCAAGGTAATCCTGCCAAAGAACCGTTGGCAATTGGCGGGTATCTGCCCATCGAAAAAGTATATGGCTACGACCCCGCCGACGGCTTTGATGAGGCGTCTAAAAAATACATTTTGGGGGTACAAGGAAACTTATGGACGGAATACGTGCCAACACCCGAACAAGTAGAATACATGACGTTTCCTCGGGCTACGGCCATTGCGGAATCGGCTTGGATGCCTTCGGGCGTCAAAAACTTTGAGGATTTTGCGATGCGTTTGAAGGAACATTTAAAACGATTGGATTACCTCAAAGTCAATTATTCAAAACGTATTTTGGACGTTCGGGCGGTGACGCAGTTCAACAACCAAGGGCAGTTGCAGGTGCGTTTGGATAAATTGGATTCGGACAGCAAAACCTACTACACCACCGACGGCAAGCAGCCTACGACCAGCTCGACGGAATACACCATGCCGATAACGTTGGACAAAATCACGACGATTAAGGCTATTACGACCGCTGGCGCTACTTTTGAGGAAAAGTTCTTTGTGCACCGCGCCAAAGGAAAACCTTACAAATACGCTGCTGCTCCTGCCGACTGGGCCGACCCTGATAAAAAGAAATTGACCGACGGGCAGGTAGCACAAAGCCCTCAAAACAGCGCGGAATGGGTGCAGATGTCGGGTAAAGATTTGGAAATTACGATTGATTTAGGCGAGGTAAAACCCGTGACCAAAGTGTCGGCCAATTTCTTGAAGCTGATTTTGTACAACATCTTCCCTCCTACTTCGGTGGAAATTGGCCTCTCGCGCGACGGCGAAAGTTTCAAAGAAGCCTTGGCGCAGCCTGTGACGTACCAACTGGAAGGCGGATGGCAAATTTTACCCGTGGTTGCCGACTTCAAAACGGCGCGGGCGCGGTACATTCGAGTACGGGCTAAAAATGCAGGAAATGCCCCCGCAGGTCATCCAGATGCAGGCCGCCCCACGACCATAGCGATGGACGAAGTGGTGGTAGATTAA
- a CDS encoding TonB-dependent receptor, producing MKHIFSILLWLGMATWAYSQEKRTISGYIKDASNGESLIGVSVYVREIGNGTVTNDYGYYALNLPTGVSYTLVFNYIGYEKVEKKVTLTDDLKLSIELKDESVKLQEVVVKTTKEDENVKNIEMSVNKVEMKTIRQMPALLGEVDLVRSIQLLPGVTSVGEGASGFNVRGGNIDQNLVLLDEAPVFNASHLFGFFSVFNPDAVKDVKLVKGGIPAQYGGRISSILDVRLKEGNAKKREINGGIGTIFSRLSYEQPFAKSKGSFIVAGRRSYIDVLAKPFLNGDLKNSRFYFYDLTAKANYRIDDKNTVFASGYFGRDVFGADFGFEWGNQTATVRWNHVFNNKLFMNATAFYSNYDYGLESDRNNTSKSGDKFKWNSSIKTWSMKPDFTYYLTPNNTVTFGGQYINYTTKPGTATAISSGEERNISLDPRYADESSLYIGNDQKLNEWLSFQYGIRYSYFRNLGPGTAYEFLEVVKGDRKLPISEKKYESGVINTYGNWEPRFSTKIELNSSTSIKASYNRTAQYLHLLSNTAASSPLDVWTLSSKIIKPQLADQVALGWFQNFQENMYEASLEVYYKKLQNQVDYVANSDLLLNTYLEGDLLFGNGRAYGAEVYVKKNRGKLTGWLSYTLARTERKIEGINNDNWFPARFDKTHNLSTVVLYQLNDRLSFSANFAFNTGTPATFPTNRFEWGGWTLPQNVDNSRNAARIPAYHRLDLGATLKSKKKLFGKGQGEWVLSIYNVYNRRNPFSMYVRQNEDNNLKTEAVRYAVIGSVVPAITYNFKF from the coding sequence ATGAAACATATCTTTAGTATTTTGCTGTGGTTGGGGATGGCCACGTGGGCGTACAGCCAAGAAAAACGAACGATTAGCGGGTACATCAAAGACGCCTCCAACGGCGAAAGTCTGATTGGGGTATCGGTCTATGTTCGGGAAATAGGAAACGGAACCGTGACCAACGACTACGGCTATTATGCCTTGAACCTGCCAACGGGCGTCTCTTACACGCTGGTCTTTAATTACATTGGCTACGAAAAAGTAGAAAAAAAAGTGACACTTACTGACGATTTGAAGCTCAGTATCGAACTCAAAGACGAAAGTGTGAAGCTGCAAGAAGTCGTTGTCAAAACCACTAAAGAAGACGAAAATGTCAAGAACATTGAGATGTCGGTCAATAAGGTGGAAATGAAAACCATTCGCCAAATGCCCGCCCTGCTCGGGGAAGTTGATTTGGTGCGAAGCATTCAGTTGCTCCCTGGAGTGACAAGCGTGGGCGAAGGAGCCAGCGGGTTCAACGTCAGGGGGGGAAATATTGACCAAAACTTAGTCTTGCTCGACGAAGCACCTGTCTTCAATGCGTCGCACTTGTTTGGGTTTTTCTCAGTGTTTAACCCCGATGCAGTCAAAGACGTAAAACTGGTTAAAGGCGGGATTCCTGCGCAGTACGGTGGTCGTATTTCGTCGATTTTAGACGTGCGTTTGAAGGAAGGAAATGCCAAAAAACGGGAAATCAACGGTGGAATTGGGACGATTTTCTCCCGTTTGAGTTATGAACAGCCTTTTGCCAAAAGCAAAGGCTCATTCATTGTGGCAGGGCGTCGTTCGTACATCGACGTATTGGCGAAGCCGTTCTTGAACGGAGATTTAAAAAACTCACGTTTTTATTTCTATGACCTTACGGCCAAAGCCAATTACCGCATTGATGACAAAAATACGGTCTTTGCGTCGGGCTACTTCGGACGCGACGTTTTTGGGGCGGACTTTGGTTTTGAATGGGGAAACCAAACTGCAACGGTCCGCTGGAACCACGTTTTTAACAACAAATTGTTTATGAATGCCACTGCATTCTATTCAAATTATGACTATGGTTTAGAATCGGACCGTAATAATACGAGCAAAAGCGGGGATAAATTTAAGTGGAATTCGAGCATTAAGACGTGGAGTATGAAGCCTGATTTTACGTACTATCTTACGCCTAACAATACGGTTACTTTTGGTGGACAGTACATCAATTACACCACCAAACCTGGCACGGCAACGGCGATTTCGAGTGGTGAAGAACGAAACATTAGCTTGGACCCACGTTATGCCGACGAATCGTCTTTGTACATCGGAAATGACCAAAAACTCAACGAATGGTTGTCGTTTCAGTACGGAATTCGGTATTCGTATTTCCGAAATCTAGGCCCAGGGACGGCCTATGAGTTTTTAGAAGTAGTGAAAGGCGACCGAAAACTCCCTATTTCGGAGAAAAAATACGAATCGGGTGTGATAAATACGTATGGCAATTGGGAACCCCGTTTTTCGACCAAAATAGAGTTAAATTCTTCTACTTCCATCAAGGCAAGTTACAACCGAACGGCTCAGTACTTGCATTTATTGTCAAACACGGCAGCAAGTTCGCCGTTGGATGTGTGGACGTTGAGTTCCAAAATCATTAAGCCTCAACTAGCCGACCAAGTGGCACTGGGCTGGTTCCAAAACTTCCAAGAGAACATGTACGAGGCGTCGTTGGAGGTGTATTACAAGAAGCTCCAAAACCAAGTTGATTATGTTGCCAACTCCGATTTGTTGCTCAATACGTACCTCGAAGGTGACTTGCTTTTTGGCAATGGTCGGGCGTACGGGGCAGAAGTTTACGTGAAAAAAAATCGTGGTAAGTTGACGGGTTGGTTGAGTTACACCCTTGCGCGTACCGAACGTAAAATCGAAGGCATCAACAACGACAATTGGTTTCCTGCGCGTTTTGATAAAACCCATAATCTCTCGACGGTGGTGTTGTACCAACTCAATGACCGTTTGAGTTTCTCGGCCAATTTTGCCTTCAATACGGGTACTCCCGCCACTTTCCCAACCAATCGTTTTGAGTGGGGAGGCTGGACATTGCCGCAAAATGTGGACAACAGCCGCAACGCTGCCCGTATCCCCGCTTATCACCGTCTCGATTTAGGTGCGACGCTCAAATCGAAGAAAAAGCTCTTCGGCAAAGGCCAGGGCGAGTGGGTGTTGAGTATTTATAACGTCTATAATCGTCGTAATCCGTTTTCGATGTATGTGCGTCAAAATGAGGATAATAACCTCAAAACCGAAGCCGTTCGCTACGCGGTGATAGGCTCGGTGGTTCCTGCCATTACGTACAACTTTAAATTTTAA
- a CDS encoding DUF4249 domain-containing protein, which yields MKKNTLHTFLTYTTLAFLTVTTLTSCEDVVDLDVKSGPPQLVVDGWVTNQQTSQSIRLTESAGYFDNSPAKPVLNATVTVSDDKGQVFNFIDLKKDGNYVWKPTSASDTIGRVGRTYTLRIKMGTEEYTAVSKLNRVPKIDSVTYFFDKLPIAPPDDAPQEGYTAEFFARDPAGAGDCYWIKSYKNGKYFNKTTEITIAYDAAFSPGANSDGLRFILPIRRAISPEFYKEKDTVKVELCSIPLEGYYFLNQVRTESNNQGLFATAPSNIYSNIQNTNPTGRKALGFFGASAVSTFTEVIDAKKAKPKDGN from the coding sequence ATGAAAAAGAATACGCTTCATACTTTTTTGACATATACTACCCTCGCATTTTTGACCGTAACGACCCTCACGAGCTGCGAAGATGTGGTGGACTTAGACGTAAAATCAGGCCCACCACAGCTTGTAGTAGATGGATGGGTGACCAACCAACAAACCAGCCAATCCATTCGTCTGACGGAGTCAGCGGGGTATTTTGATAACAGCCCCGCAAAACCAGTCCTCAACGCGACTGTGACTGTTTCTGACGATAAAGGCCAAGTTTTTAACTTTATTGACCTTAAAAAAGATGGTAACTACGTGTGGAAGCCAACGTCTGCCAGCGATACCATTGGGCGGGTAGGACGAACCTACACTTTGCGCATCAAAATGGGTACCGAAGAATATACGGCAGTAAGTAAGCTCAATCGAGTGCCTAAAATTGATTCAGTGACTTATTTCTTTGATAAATTACCGATTGCTCCTCCCGATGACGCCCCTCAAGAAGGCTATACAGCGGAGTTTTTTGCCCGTGACCCAGCGGGTGCGGGAGACTGTTACTGGATAAAAAGCTACAAAAACGGTAAGTATTTCAACAAAACGACCGAAATCACCATCGCGTACGATGCTGCGTTCAGCCCAGGCGCGAATAGCGACGGTTTGCGCTTTATTTTGCCCATTCGTCGGGCCATTTCTCCTGAGTTTTACAAAGAAAAAGACACGGTCAAAGTAGAGCTTTGCAGCATTCCGTTGGAAGGGTATTATTTCTTAAATCAAGTACGGACTGAGTCAAATAACCAAGGACTTTTTGCAACAGCTCCGTCCAATATTTATAGTAATATACAAAATACCAATCCAACGGGGCGTAAAGCGTTAGGCTTCTTTGGCGCGTCGGCGGTTAGTACGTTCACCGAAGTGATTGACGCCAAAAAAGCAAAACCCAAAGACGGAAACTAG